GACAAGTGAATGGCCTGAGAACCCCTTTTTTTCTGTTAATTCTCCCTCGAGCTATAACCTTCTCACTATTAGATGTCAGATATGACCAACTCTAACTACCACCACCTCTTCTCAGACAGAGAAATAAGCTGCAGGAAAAGACAAATATCAGTAAGGAGAATGTAATGAACCCAGGCAGCACTCATTCAGCACTACATAACATGGAGGGGAATCGACATACAATCCACTAAATACAAACTGATATAACAAAAAGCCATGATGACCCCCAGGTGGGCCAAATTTAGCGAAGACTAACTGATGGAACCCACAAATAGAAATTTCATCCCTGCCCTATGTGCCACTTGCCAAACTAAGAGTCCATAAATTGCATTAGGGACCTTAGACTCCCCAGATCGTAAAATAAACAAACTCAGAAAAATTTTCCAGGTTCCAAACACACGTCAGGAAAAAGTAACAAAGGTAGGATAGATCAAATACCTGACGAGCAACCTGCACAAGTCGCCTGCTGTCTCGAGGTGACTCAATTATCAAGCTTGACTTCTGTGGCTCTGGTGTGCTGTTTTGCTTCTCCACTGTGCTCCTCTTGATACTGTTTTTCTTTTCAAGGGGCGCATTGTCGTTAGCATTGTTCATGGTCTCCTTCTTCCGCTTCCTCCGAAATGTGTATTTGAGAAGCCTATCAGTTGCAGCTTCAGCAGGAGCTGCAGTAGTCGTTTCACAGGTTTTTTGATCTTTGGCATCAGAATTAATTGATGGCAGATCAACAAGATCAAGTTTCAGTTTAGAACCCAGAACCTCTGAATTCTCTATAGTTCTGGATTCCTGACTAGTGAACACTGAGTCATTTATCAATGCTGGATCCTCACTTATAACATTCTGAGGACTTCCAACTTTAGTGTCCCCAGCTTGACTATCCATATTGGACTCTGAATCCCTCCGGGCCTCATCTTCAAATACCTTTGATGGATCTTCACCAGACTCAGCATCTCCATTGACTGGGAGTGGATAAGTTTTGGTAGAAGAATGAAATGATGGTTCACAAGGATCAGGAAGTGAACTGCACAAGGTAACTTTGCGGTTCTTGTACCTAGTTCGTCTTCTTCTATTAGAAAATATGCGAACAATTTTACCAGCTTGACCTTTGTCACTGTTGCTATCATGCTGCATTACTTCTTCTGACTCAGTCATGTTCTTCTCTGCCACAGTCATATTGTCAGTCTTAGGAGAGCCTACAGTATGGGTTCCTTCAACTTTTTCTCCATTCTTTGTATGCAAGCACTGATCATCATCATGTCCAGGAAGAGGCAACTTCCCTTCATCCAGCAGATTCCCTTCAAATGCACGGATTCTCTGGGTACATCCATTTCTGTAAAGCTCTGGTTCTTTGCTTCGCATTATTATGCAGGCTAAATCAGGGTTACCTGCACAATAACTCTCCatgggagagttacttgaggtCTCAACCTGTGCTGTTCCATTTTCTGATAAAGAACAGCGTTTATCGTCTGGTTGATTCAAAGGTGCATTATTCATTATGCAAGTTGACATGGATCTGCATTCTGA
The nucleotide sequence above comes from Telopea speciosissima isolate NSW1024214 ecotype Mountain lineage chromosome 3, Tspe_v1, whole genome shotgun sequence. Encoded proteins:
- the LOC122656875 gene encoding uncharacterized protein LOC122656875, coding for MEEAEKMVALKKAYAEIILNTAKEAAARVMVSERKAFRSQQELSAEKEEALNMLLRLKQIMDSKTAEAEIASLSQQRRIEELEMQLHEAEEVVRDLRSELEGVQDELERLKSNPGNLLDGQIVMGNAAPHEKEAQEDKLHISDGISCHPSDSECRSMSTCIMNNAPLNQPDDKRCSLSENGTAQVETSSNSPMESYCAGNPDLACIIMRSKEPELYRNGCTQRIRAFEGNLLDEGKLPLPGHDDDQCLHTKNGEKVEGTHTVGSPKTDNMTVAEKNMTESEEVMQHDSNSDKGQAGKIVRIFSNRRRRTRYKNRKVTLCSSLPDPCEPSFHSSTKTYPLPVNGDAESGEDPSKVFEDEARRDSESNMDSQAGDTKVGSPQNVISEDPALINDSVFTSQESRTIENSEVLGSKLKLDLVDLPSINSDAKDQKTCETTTAAPAEAATDRLLKYTFRRKRKKETMNNANDNAPLEKKNSIKRSTVEKQNSTPEPQKSSLIIESPRDSRRLVQVARQLISLSEKRWW